From a region of the Gossypium raimondii isolate GPD5lz chromosome 10, ASM2569854v1, whole genome shotgun sequence genome:
- the LOC105777610 gene encoding E3 ubiquitin-protein ligase SPL2 has protein sequence MSSHEQAVASLISQLALSFDGAVLGAALAYAALRTIFRFKATSTALRKIRGAPYFRVADLRSLLEEDRSDSHEEPIVVIRGAVEARSATDLRSLKSLKSNVLVSQESGDKAVIIQRTQTYIYHEWRGLFGWTSDLRAIIGRSWNKKESTSMRTVPFILVEGGQWPQSDFVIVNMNGSKHPLPLTTVYHQLHPINASPYTFLQALFGHEYPVGLLDEEKILPVGKEISAVGICGFSNGVPEVKACKELPYFLTDMTKDQMLLDLAFKTKILFWSGVVLGSLSIGILGYAFVRNWNKWKERRLRRFQQAANAATDDSTLQMDLDEELGDVPDGELCVVCLMRRRRSAFIPCGHLVCCQHCAVSVERELVPKCPVCRMAIRSSVRIYAS, from the exons ATGTCCTCACATGAACAAGCTGTAGCCTCCTTAATCTCACAACTAGCGCTTTCTTTCGATGGCGCCGTTTTAGGTGCTGCCCTAGCCTATGCCGCCTTGCGCACAATCTTCCGGTTCAAGGCAACCTCCACTGCCCTACGAAAAATTCGTGGTGCACCGTACTTTCGTGTTGCCGACCTCCGTTCCCTCCTTGAAGAGGATAGGTCGGATTCCCACGAAGAGCCTATCGTCGTGATTCGCGGCGCCGTCGAGGCTAGATCGGCTACCGATTTACGGAGCTTGAAGAGCCTTAAGAGTAACGTGCTCGTCTCTCAAGAGTCCGGTGATAAAGCTGTGATCATCCAAAGAACACAAACT tatATTTATCATGAATGGAGGGGATTGTTTGGATGGACTTCTGATTTACGTGCTATTATTGGGAGATCTTGGAATAAAAAAGAGTCAACTTCTATGAGAACA GTTCCTTTCATTTTGGTTGAAGGTGGTCAATGGCCACAATCTGATTTTGTCATTGTGAACATGAATGGCTCCAAGCATCCCCTGCCTCTTACTACAGTTTATCATCAATTGCATCCTATAAATGCTTCACCTTATACATTCCTTCAGGCTTTGTTCGGTCACGAATACCCT GTTGGTCTGCTTGATGAAGAGAAAATTCTTCCTGTGGGAAAGGAAATCAGTGCTGTTGGCATTTGCGGTTTTAGTAATGGAGTGCCTGAAGTTAAGGCATGCAAGGAGCTTCCCTATTTCCT TACTGACATGACAAAAGATCAGATGCTGTTGGATCTTGCCTTCAAGACAAAAATACTGTTCTGGAGTGGTGTCGTCCTTGGTTCACTGTCTATTGGTATTCTTGGCTATGCTTTTGTAAG GAACTGGAATAAATGGAAAGAAAGGAGGCTAAGACGGTTTCAGCAAGCAGCCAATGCTGCCACTGATGACTCCACCTTGCAGATGGATTTGGACGAAGAGTTAGGTGATGTTCCAGATGGAGAGTTGTGTGTGGTTTGCTTGATGAGGAGAAGACGGTCTGCATTTATTCCATGTGGACACCTGGTTTGTTGCCAACATTGTGCTGTATCGGTTGAACGGGAATTGGTGCCAAAGTGCCCTGTTTGCCGCATGGCGATCCGAAGTTCAGTGCGAATATACGCATCTTAA
- the LOC105776474 gene encoding transcription initiation factor TFIID subunit 9 → MAEGEEDLPRDAKIVKSLLKSMGVEDYEPRVIHQFLELWYRYVVDVLTDAQVYSEHAGKQTIDCDDVKLAIQSKVNFSFSQPPPREVLLELARNRNKVPLPKAIPGPGIPLPPEQDTLISTNYQLAIPKKQPAQAMEETEEDEESVEPNSSQEHKTDAPHPTSQRVSFPLTKRSK, encoded by the exons ATGGCAGAAGGCGAAGAGGATCTGCCGAGGGATGCTAAGATTGTCAAGTCACTGCTTAAATCAATGGGCGTGGAGGACTATGAACCTCGCGTTATCCATCAATTTCTCGAGCTTTGGTATCGCTATGTCGTGGATGTACTGACGGATGCGCAGGTGTACTCTGAACATGCCGGCAAGCAAACCATCGATTGCGATGATGTCAAGCTTGCTATTCAATCTAAAGTCAATTTCAGCTTCTCGCAACCCCCACCCAGAGAG GTGCTTTTGGAATTGGCAAGAAATAGGAACAAAGTTCCATTGCCAAAGGCAATACCAGGGCCTGGGATTCCCCTTCCTCCCGAGCAGGATACATTGATAAGTACAAACTACCAACTGGCTATCCCTAAGAAGCAACCGGCACAGGCGATGGAAGAGACGGAAGAGGATGAAGAAAGTGTTGAACCTAATTCCTCGCAAGAGCATAAGACCGATGCACCGCACCCAACGTCTCAAAGAGTATCGTTCCCTCTCACTAAGCGCTCTAAGTGA